In Chitinophagaceae bacterium, the genomic window TCACAAAAATTACGGATGCTTTCCGGCGTAAAACCCCTGCGGCGCATACCGCTGATTGTGGGCATCCGTGGGTCGTCCCAACCGTTTACATGGCCTTCGTTTACCAGTTGCAAAAGTTTTCTTTTGCTCATTACGGTATAGGTGAGGTTTCGCCTTGCAAATTCGTATTGATGAGATGGGAAAATTTCCAGCTTTTCAATCAGCCAGTCGTAAAGCTCACGGTGAGGCACAAATTCCAGTGTGCAAATGGAGTGGGTAATATTTTCTATTGAATCGCTTTGCCCATGTGCAAAATCGTACATGGGGTAAATACACCACTTATCCCCGGTGCGGTGGTGATGGGCATGTTTAATGCGGTATAAAATGGGGTCACGCATCAACATGTTCATGTGCTTCATATCTATTTTAGCACGAAGTGTTTTTGCTCCATCGGGAAAAACGCCGTTTTTCATTTTTTCAAACAGCATTAAGTTTTCTTCAATGCTGCGGTTGCGAAAAGGACCGTCAACACCGGGTTCGGTAGGTGTGCCTTTTAGCCTTGCAATTTCTTCCGATGAGGAATCATCTACATAAGCTAAATTTTTGTTGATGAGTTTTATAGCAAATGCATACATATTTTCAAAATAATCCGATGCATATAATTCATCTTTCCATTCAAACCCAAGCCATTTGATGTCTGCCTTAATGCTTTCTACATATTCTGTTTCTTCGGTAACCGGGTTAGTGTCGTCAAATCTAAGGTTGGTATAGCCGGGATATTTTTTGGTTAACCCAAAATTGAGGCAAATGCTGGATGCATGGCCCATGTGCAAATACCCGTTGGGTTCTGGCGGAAAGCGGGTTACGATACTTTTGTGTTTTCCGGATGCAAGGTCCGCTTCAATAATTTCTTCTAAAAAATTCAGGCTTTTTTCTTCGCTCATAATATTAAGTGTAACGCAAATTTTATCTGGGGTTTACCGAAAAGGAAAGTGGCTATTAGATTGTCCAGTCTATAACCTGGTTAATCCATTCCTGCTTAAAAGGAACGCTTACTTTAATATAATTATCGGTATAACCTTCCATCATATTGTTTTTGTTTACCGCTTCAAACAGTGTTTTTCTTGTTTGGCCAATATGCAGCCGTGTAAATTCCTGCATTTTGGCATAGCTAAGGTTGCGTAAAATTTTGTTGCGAATATTCCTGGTTTGTACCGGTACAATGGGTTTAATGTTCAGTGCATCGGTATTGTCCCTTTCGGAATAAGTGAAAACATGCAGGTAAGAAATATTCAACTGTTGCAGAAAAGTAACTGTATCATTAAAATCTTCATCGGTTTCCCCGGGAAAGCCCACTATTACATCTACACCAATACAGGCATGGGGCATGAGTAATTTTATTAATCCCACTTTTTCAGCATACAACTCCCGTTTGTACCTGCGGCGCATATCGCCTAAAATTTTATTGCTGCCGCTTTGCAACGGGATATGAAAATGCGGCATAAATTTATTGCTGTTGGCTACAAATTCGATCAATTCGTTGCTCAATAAATTGGGTTCAATTGAGGAAATACGAAACCGCTCAATGCCATTTGCCCTGTCTAAATTTTTAACGAGTTCAAAGAAATTTTCATCTCTTTTTTTACCGCCGGTAAAGCCTTTGCCAAAATCACCTAGGTTGATACCGGTGAGCACTATTTCTTTGGCGCCGGATTGAGCAAGCATAGTTACATCATCCAATACATTTTGGATACTGTTGCTCCTGCTTTTGCCTCTTGCCATAGGTATGGTACAAAAGCTGCAGTTGTAATCGCATCCATCCTGCACTTTTAAAAAAATCCTTGTACGTTCATCTATGGAATGGGAGGCCGTAAATACATTTACATCATCTATATCGCAACTGCAAATTTTTGCCGCATCATTCTTGGTTAATTCTTTTAAATGGCTGGCAATATTAAATTTTTCTGCTGCGCCCAATACCAGGTTTACTCCGGGAATGGAGGCAATTTCCCTGGGTTTTAACTGGGCATAGCAGCCGGTTACTACTACTAATGCTTCAGGTGCATTCCGGTTGATGCGCCTCACCAACTGCCGGCATTCTTTATCGGCATTTTCTGTAACGGAGCAGGTGTTGATTACATATACATCGGCATTTTCATCAAATTCTTTTTTAATAAAGCCGTCGTTTTCCAGCATACGGCCTATTGCCGTAGTTTCACTAAAGTTGAGCTTGCAGCCAAGCGTATGTAATGCTACCGTTTTTTTCACCGAGTGCAAAGGTACTGATTTTGCCCAAAAAAACCGGTAAAGCCTATTACAGCCTCATCTTCTTATAAGCATTGATAAGCCCGTTGGTACTGGAATCATGGGTGGTAATTTCCTGCTCATTTTCCAGTTCGGGTAAAATATTCATGGCTAATTTTTTGCCCAGTTCTACGCCCCATTGATCAAAGCTGTAAATATTCCAAATAACACCCTGAACAAAAATTTTATGTTCGTACAAGGCAATCATCTGGCCTAAAGTATATGGGGTAATTTTTTTAATGAGGAATGAATTGGTTGGTCTGTTGCCGGTAAATACCCGGTATGGGTTTTCGTGTTCCTTACCATTCATTAAGGCTTCGGTTTGAGCAAAAAAATTGCTGAGTAATTTTGTGTGGTGGTCGCCAACAGGGTTGTGGGATTGTGCAGGCGCTATAAAATCGCAAGGGATAAAAGCGGTGCCCTGGTGAATGAGTTGATAAAAAGCATGCTGGCCATTGGTGCCCGGCTCGCCCCAAATTACCGGCCCTGAATTATAAGGGATTGGGTTGCCGTTCCTATCTACATATTTTCCGTTACTTTCCATATTGCCCTGTTGAAAATATGCTGCAAACCTGTGTAAATACTCGTCGTAAGGCAATATAGCTTCTGTTTCGGCGCCAAAAAAATTGCGGTACCAAATGCCTGATAAAGCCATTATTACCGGTATGTTGTTTTTAAAGGGGGTTTCTTTAAAATGTACATCTGTGGCATAAGCACCTTTTAATAATTGCTCAAAATTTTCGTATCCAATTGTAGCGGCTATGGATAGGCCGATGGCGCTCCATAAACTGTACCTTCCGCCCACCCAGTCCCAAAATACAAACATATTGCTGGCATCTATCCCAAATTTTTCCACCTCATCTTTATTGGTACTTAGCGCCACAAAATGTTTTTTGATGCTCGCTTCGGTTCCGCCATTTTGCAAAAACCAATTTCTTGCCGTATGGGCATTGGTCATGGTTTCCTGCGTAGTAAAAGTTTTGCTGGCAATAAGAAAAATGGTTTCATCTGCACTTACATTTTTAAGTGTTTCAACAATATGGGTGCCATCAATATTGCTAACAAAATAAGGTTGTATGCCTTTGTGCCAATAGGGTTTTAATGCTTCGGTAACCATTACGGGGCCTAAATCGCTGCCGCCAATTCCTATGTTAACAATATATTTAATTTTTTTACCGGTAAAGCCAAGCCATGTACCGTTATGGATATTTTGTACAAAAGATTTCATATGCTCCAGCCCGGCCTTAATTTCAGGCATTACATCCTGGCCGTTCGTTTTAACGGGATGCCCGCTAAAATTTCGTAATGCCGTATGTAAAACCGCCCTGTTTTCTGTTGCATTAATAGTTTCACCAGCAAACATGGCATCTATGGCCTCCACAAGGTTACATTCATTTGCAAGCTGGAGCAGTAGCTCAAGTGTATTATCGGTAAATATATTTTTAGAATAATCAAAAAGTATGTCTTCAAATTGCAGGGAATAATTGCAAAACCTTTTTTCATCATTAAAAAAAAGGTCTTTCATTTTTATTTGGTCAAACAAGTTAAAATGGCTTTCAAGCGCCGCCCAGGCATTGGTAGTAGTGGGATTTACAGATGGAAACATTGTTTTTTTTTGCTAAGGTAATTATTACATGAGGATACACAAAAGCCCGGTTGCATTTTATTGTAATTTTGTAATATGAAGCTGTATGTAATAAGCGGACTTGCCGCAGATAAACGGGTTTTTAAACACCTCCGGTTTCCCGAAGCTGTAGAGCCGGTTTTCCTGGATTGGATAGCGCCACAAAACAACGAAACTCTTTCATCTTATGCAGCAAGGCTGGCTCAAAAAATGGATACAAAAAGCCCGTTTGCTTTGCTGGGCTTATCTATGGGCGGGATGGTAGCGGTGGAAATTTCTAAAGTGCAGCAGCCGGTTTTAACCATATTAGTATCAAGTATTCCTTTATCGAACCAGCTACCCGGGTTTTATAAACTTGCAGGTAAACTCTATTTATATAAATTGGTTCCGGTAAGCCTCATTAAAAAAGCATCAATGCTTAAAAGGTATTTTGCTGCCGAAAGCGCCGAAGACAAGCAAACCTTACGCAACGTTGTAATAGAAAGCGATGCCGGTTTTATTCACTGGGCAATGGGAGCAATTTTAAAATGGGAAAATGAAATATTACCCAAACCCTACTTTCATATACATGGCAGCAGCGATGAAATTTTACCCATTAAATATACACATCCAACCCATATTATACCTAATGGAAAACATTTAATGGTAATGACAAAGGCCGGGGAGTTAAACCTTTTACTAAATGAAATTTTAGCAGAAAAAAAAGCTTTCTAAAAAAATTAATGTTAAATTAAATGCCTTGCTGGAACAATCCTGTTTTCTGTTACAGACTTTACAGAAAAAACAAATCCTTTTTGAATAGCATAAGCGCCGTACTGGCCTTTTTTATTTAAGGCCAAAAAACCTACCTGTATTTCTTTGGCTTTTTGGGGATCTCGTTTTACTATGCGTTCAACTGCTTTTTTGCAGGCAGCTGCCGGGCTGTACCCTCGCCGCATATATTCTACAACGGTATGTGTACCGCAGGTACGAATT contains:
- a CDS encoding glutamine--tRNA ligase/YqeY domain fusion protein, with amino-acid sequence MSEEKSLNFLEEIIEADLASGKHKSIVTRFPPEPNGYLHMGHASSICLNFGLTKKYPGYTNLRFDDTNPVTEETEYVESIKADIKWLGFEWKDELYASDYFENMYAFAIKLINKNLAYVDDSSSEEIARLKGTPTEPGVDGPFRNRSIEENLMLFEKMKNGVFPDGAKTLRAKIDMKHMNMLMRDPILYRIKHAHHHRTGDKWCIYPMYDFAHGQSDSIENITHSICTLEFVPHRELYDWLIEKLEIFPSHQYEFARRNLTYTVMSKRKLLQLVNEGHVNGWDDPRMPTISGMRRRGFTPESIRNFCEAIGIAKRENMVDIGLLEFYLREHLNVSAKRAMAVLEPLKLVITNYKDGKTEEFLSENGPEETAGSRSVPFSRELWVEQEDFMELPAKKWFRLAPGAMVRLKSAYIVKCNSFEKDANGNITQLNCTYFPESKSGSDSSGLQVKGTIHWVSAAHALQAEVRLYDRLFKVEDPSSEEGDFKDYINPDSLKVVQAFIEPSLKNALPQDRFQFLRKGYFCVDKDATTEKLVFNRTTTLKDTWAKEVKKKP
- the mtaB gene encoding tRNA (N(6)-L-threonylcarbamoyladenosine(37)-C(2))-methylthiotransferase MtaB — protein: MHSVKKTVALHTLGCKLNFSETTAIGRMLENDGFIKKEFDENADVYVINTCSVTENADKECRQLVRRINRNAPEALVVVTGCYAQLKPREIASIPGVNLVLGAAEKFNIASHLKELTKNDAAKICSCDIDDVNVFTASHSIDERTRIFLKVQDGCDYNCSFCTIPMARGKSRSNSIQNVLDDVTMLAQSGAKEIVLTGINLGDFGKGFTGGKKRDENFFELVKNLDRANGIERFRISSIEPNLLSNELIEFVANSNKFMPHFHIPLQSGSNKILGDMRRRYKRELYAEKVGLIKLLMPHACIGVDVIVGFPGETDEDFNDTVTFLQQLNISYLHVFTYSERDNTDALNIKPIVPVQTRNIRNKILRNLSYAKMQEFTRLHIGQTRKTLFEAVNKNNMMEGYTDNYIKVSVPFKQEWINQVIDWTI
- a CDS encoding alpha/beta hydrolase, with translation MKLYVISGLAADKRVFKHLRFPEAVEPVFLDWIAPQNNETLSSYAARLAQKMDTKSPFALLGLSMGGMVAVEISKVQQPVLTILVSSIPLSNQLPGFYKLAGKLYLYKLVPVSLIKKASMLKRYFAAESAEDKQTLRNVVIESDAGFIHWAMGAILKWENEILPKPYFHIHGSSDEILPIKYTHPTHIIPNGKHLMVMTKAGELNLLLNEILAEKKAF
- the pgi gene encoding glucose-6-phosphate isomerase codes for the protein MFPSVNPTTTNAWAALESHFNLFDQIKMKDLFFNDEKRFCNYSLQFEDILFDYSKNIFTDNTLELLLQLANECNLVEAIDAMFAGETINATENRAVLHTALRNFSGHPVKTNGQDVMPEIKAGLEHMKSFVQNIHNGTWLGFTGKKIKYIVNIGIGGSDLGPVMVTEALKPYWHKGIQPYFVSNIDGTHIVETLKNVSADETIFLIASKTFTTQETMTNAHTARNWFLQNGGTEASIKKHFVALSTNKDEVEKFGIDASNMFVFWDWVGGRYSLWSAIGLSIAATIGYENFEQLLKGAYATDVHFKETPFKNNIPVIMALSGIWYRNFFGAETEAILPYDEYLHRFAAYFQQGNMESNGKYVDRNGNPIPYNSGPVIWGEPGTNGQHAFYQLIHQGTAFIPCDFIAPAQSHNPVGDHHTKLLSNFFAQTEALMNGKEHENPYRVFTGNRPTNSFLIKKITPYTLGQMIALYEHKIFVQGVIWNIYSFDQWGVELGKKLAMNILPELENEQEITTHDSSTNGLINAYKKMRL